The genome window ttctttctttctttctttctttctttctttctttctttctttctttctttctttctttctttctttcttcctgttaGATCCCTTGCTACAGCAGCACCATCTAGTGGTGGTGAGGGTACTACATAAATGGAGCAAATCCTCTCACCGGTATTATCTGACACCCTTCAGGTTGGTTAGTGCACTTTTTTACTCTGAGACCCCCTTGGCAGACCCCTACTTTTGTGTGCTATGAATCTCAGAGGCAGCAACATTcagcagggcctttttggtggcagccccagaTTCTGGATTGCCCTCTGCCACATAGTATAACTGGCCCTCCCAAGCAGCCTATTGGAAGGCTGCTAAAAGTTATTTGTTCAGTCACGCATTTGGCATAGCCCACTATTGACACTGTTGCTGTTGTATACCTGCTAGAGTCCCTTCCCTCTTCTGTACactgtaactgtttttaaaatatatgtcgGCTTGGCTCCCACAGAGAATTTCTAAGGAAGAAAGGGATTTCCATCCATGGGGCACAGCTGCCTCACCTTCCCCCTCTGGCTGCAGCCCAAGTGAAGCACCAGGATTAGCATGAGGGAGATGTCGGCAGAACTGGTGAAAATAGCTTCCTCCCATCCAACGGCCAAACCCAGGGGTGTCTGCActgtgtccctccagatgttcatggactatgattcccataagttcaaccaattggccatgctggcagaggtggatgggaatcatagtccatgaacatctggagggacacagGCTGGAGACCCCCTGGCCTAGGCTATCCCCCTCTCCTCAGataacttggaagctaagcaggcctggttagtattcagatgggagaccatcaaggaataccagggtctctatGGGGtttgaccagcccaaggtcacccagcagacttccatgATGTGAaaggggatttgagcctgggttttcTAGGTCGTACAGCCCAGCCCAATCTGGGATGGGGAGTGGGTGCGAAGCATGACCTGGAAGCATTGTGGAGACCTGGCTTACCAGGAACAGCCTGGCATGGCTGGGGGCTGGCTGGAGGTATTCCCATgggcagagctgacattagttgacttccaccgGGTTCGTGGCTGGGAGTACCCCTACTGCAGGCATCTGACTTACCTTTTGGTTGGTGTCAATCCATTTTCACTAATAGGAGCTTTTCAGGTGGCTAGGGATTCTCTGGTTTTTGTTGCCTTGTcacactgcctggaagccctctcgACTGGGCTGTTGaccgacactttaaccactacacacactggCTGTCCTATACCTTGAAAAcgttgttggtctgtaaggtgctactggactttcaTCTGTCTCTTCTACTGCACACCAACACAGCTACTCCCCTGAACCTGCCTTCCTGGAAATCTTAattgagaagagagagagaaaacggTGGGCACTATATTGCTGCTTGGAAACCGCACCTCTCAGCTCCTACTGTAACATTTGAGCCCCGGACTGTCTCTCATGCACATGGTCACATGATTCAGTACTCAAATCTAGGACTAGAGGTCCATGGGCTGTACGTTTTCTTTGCACACAGAAGATTGAAGGTTCCGTCCTTGGAATCTCCTGTTAAAATGACCAGGTtctgggtgatgtgaaagacctcttcagTAGGTTTGTTCACCAATAATGGATCATaataaagagtgtgtgtgtgtgtgtgtgtgtgtgtgtgtgtgtgtgtgtgtgagagagagagagagagagagagagagagagagagagatggatgacCTTGACCTCAGTAGACCAAGAATGTGACTTCATGAGTTCATGATTGATACTGGTGGTGTTTTGGTGGAAAGGTCTATGAAACACACAGGGGTCTAGTATGAGCCAGAGACTAGATCTGGATTTTGGATCACGTGAGCATGCAAATGAGAGGAGCCACTGGATCTCGGGGTGCTAGTGAGAAACAGAGTCAGCTGCCTTATCCTGGGTGGGATCCTTGGGCGATTCTCCTGAGCAGCAGCTCTCCCAGATCTCGGGCTGAGCTGAGCTTCTTCACGTCACCtgtcctacctgatccttttcgCTGCAGACGCCGGGGTTTGGACCTGAAaccttccacatgccaagcaggtgctctaccgTGGATCCGCGGCCACGTCCCTAGGAAAAAACACACGATGGGATGAAGATGAAAAGATCACAACACCGGTCTAAATGAACAAATTCAGGAGGCAAAAGGTTCGGGTTGCAGTTCGACTCACCTGAGTTACCTCATCCTGTCCCCACCCTGACCCCCACAGTCTCACCTGACCTTCCATTAAAGCCAACCCCTCCCAGCTCCCACTGGAACCAGCTTCCAAACAAACTCCATACAACCGAAGCCACCAGAAGGACACCTGTCTGCACCAAAGAGGCAGTCACCTTCCAGAATCCAGACACACCCCTGAAGCGCCCAGACGCGCCCCTCGCAACCCGTGCTGAGATTTCTGGTATGTACCAAGAGACAGCCGCTGGGAGGGGCCATGCCTCAGTGGGAGAGCACCTGCTTCTTGGCATGCAGGTTCAAGCCCTAGCGTCTCCAGGTAAAAGGAACAGGTGgcagatgatgggaaagacctctgcctaagatGATGGAGAAAGACCTCTGCCAGTCTGGGGGGGCCATGCTGGACCCACCCGGGATCTGGTCCACTggaaggcagcttcgtgtgtccGTGCGTCCTTGTGAAGGTTCCACTCGGGCATTCCCTGGCGTCGCCCCTCGGCTTGGAAGCATCCGTGCTGCAGCCAGGCGCTCTCTCGCACGAGGGACATACGACCCACCCCTCAATGGAAGCCAGCCGCCTTGCTTCCTGGAAAGTTTGATgccttgcctttcctccctcgCCCATTGGAAGCCAGTCGTCCACCTCTCCCTGGATCCCCTTGCATTCTCCACACCCCTAGGACCATACCTGTTGACCCTGTGGGTGCCTGCAGACCGCCCCTAATGCTGCTCTGCCTCTAGGAGACCGTGGTACCCAGAACAGCCACCTGTAACGACGCCTTCCCGCATCCCCGCTCCATCCTCGCCTCTCCGCGCTCGCATCCtcgcatctctccccccccccccccaaaaggaaggCGACGTGACACACTTACCCACTGGAGCCTGCCCAGATGGAGGGGCTGGTTtggcggtgggggtgggtgggagcgccTCAAAGGGTCGGAGGGTGGGACcgcctgggggaagggggcttcACCATGCCCGGCCAGTCCCCTTGGCGAAGCaggcgcctcctcctcctcc of Sphaerodactylus townsendi isolate TG3544 linkage group LG06, MPM_Stown_v2.3, whole genome shotgun sequence contains these proteins:
- the LOC125435814 gene encoding uncharacterized protein LOC125435814 isoform X1, which encodes MHPERPGGEEEEEAPASPRGLAGHGEAPFPQAVPPSDPLRRSHPPPPPNQPLHLGRLQWGRGRGSTVEHLLGMWKVSGPNPGVCSEKDQYPHHH